Within Hypomesus transpacificus isolate Combined female chromosome 10, fHypTra1, whole genome shotgun sequence, the genomic segment AACTACACATTCCACATATTTGCGTCTGATAGATACGTCATCCCTCCGCAATGTCTGATGGGAAATACAGTGCTGATTGGAGGACATTGGTTTCGATTCATTATACAAAATGGTCTCAGAAACTACACTACCCAAACTCCCAATAGTAAATTGTAAACATAGACCTGTCAAACAACACAAACCCCATCTTGACGGCAACCTCAAAATGGCAGGAAAATGCCAGGGAGAAAACGAGCCACAGACAAGCTTTCTTTGCTGGTTTTAAAGAGGCAGCTCCTTCCTCGCAGTTCTAAAAACATAGCTAGGGGGTAGATGGCAAGCGTCGAAGGACGGTAAAATGGATATAACGACTGCGGTTTTCAACGCGGCCAGAGATGGTAAGCTGAAACTTATCCAGAAGTTGCTGAGCAACAAAAGTCCCGAAGAGTTAGAGGCTCTTGCCGAGGAGAAAACACAAGGAGGCACCCCTCTCTTAATCGCTTCTCGTTATGGACATTTAGAGGTAGTTGATTACCTCCTTGAACATTGTAAAGCTAATGTGGAACTCGGAGGTTCGGTCAATTTTGACGGCGAGACGATTGAAGGGGCCCCGCCATTGTGGGCGGCTTCTGCGGCCGGTCACCTCCCTGTGGTCCGGACGCTACTCAAACACGGTGCTTCTGTGAACAACACTACGCTGACCAACTCAACTCCCCTTCGGGCTGCTTGCTTTGACGGCCACCTAGAGATTGTTCGTTACCTGGTGGAGAATCGAGCTGACATGGAGGTAGCTAACCGCCATGGTCACACCTGCCTAATGATCTCCTGCTACAAGGGCCACAAAGAAATTGCCAAGTTCCtcctggagagaggggctgaCGTGAACCGAAAAAGTGTGAAAGGCAATACTGCTCTCCACGACTGTGCAGAGTCTGGTAGCCTGGATATCATGAAGATGTTGCTGAAATGCAATGCCCGCATGGAGAGGGACGGCTATGGGATGACCCCCCTCTTGGCCGCCAGTGTGACAGGCCACACCAATATAGTGGAGTACCTCGCCCACCAGCCTCGCTCCTCCAGAGAGGAACGCATCGATGCACTTGAGCTCCTCGGGGCGACCTTTGTGGATAAGAAACGTGATCTCCTGGGGGCCATGAGATACTGGAGGAGGGCTATGGAGTTGAGGCAGCCCGGGGACAAGGCTGGACTGCTGGCCAAGCCGCCTCCAGGGCCCCCGGTGCCAGCTTACGACTGTGCGCAGGAGGTGAGCACggcagaggagctggaggctctGATCACAGACCCAGACGAGATGCGGATGCAGGCGCTGCTGGTCCGAGAGCGCATCCTGGGCCCCTCTCATCCGGACACCTCCTACTACATCCGCTACAGAGGGGCCGTCTACGCGGACTCGGGCAACTTTGAGCGCTGCATCAGTTTGTGGAAGTACGCCCTGGACATGCAGCAGAGCAACCTGGACCCCCTCAGCCCAATGACGGCCTCCAGCTTCCTGTCCTTCGCCGAGCTCTTCTCCTTCGTCCTGCAGGACCGGGCCAAGGGCACCCTGGCCACACGGGTCACCTTCCACGACCTGATGGGCGTCCTGGGGAAGAGCGTGAGGGAGGTGGAGCGCGCCGTGGCCCAGAGAGACAACCCCCCTGAGGCCCCCCAGTTCACCAAGGCCCTGTCCATCATCCTCCACCTGGTGTTCCTGCTGGAGAAGCTGGAGTGCTCGCCCGAGCAGGAGCACCAGAAGAAGCAGACCGTCTACCGCCTCCTCAAGCTCAACCCCCGCGGCCGCGGCGGCTTCACGCCCCTCCACATGGCGGTGGACAAGGACACCACGTCCGTGGGTCGCTACCCCGTGGGCCGCTTCCCCTCGCTGGCCGTGGCCTCGCTGCTGCTGGAGTGCGGCGCCGACGTGGACTCGCGCGACTGCGAGAACAACACGCCGCTGCACACGGCCGCCGCCAACAGCTGCCCGGAGATCATGGCCCTGCTGGTGCGGGGAGGGGCCCACTTCGACGCCACCAACGCGCAGCGGAAGACGGCGTACGAGCTGCTGGACGAGCAGAGCAGCGGGCACACGGCCCTCTACCCGCTCAGCTACGTCAGCCTGCAGTGCCTGGCTGCCCGAGCCATCGAGAGGCACAGACTGCCCTACAAGGGCCTCATCTCGGAGGAGATGGAAGCGTTCATCGAGCTTCACTGACCCatccaccccctcccacccttcctTATGTCCCTTAACCAGACACCCTGGGACTGTCCCCTGGGCCCACCCCACATCTCTTTATttactcccccagcctcccttgcccccccccccccccccccccccccccccccgctccgtCCAAAAGCAGACTGTCTTTGACCAAAACACCGTAATAAACCAGCTGgcgactgcacacacactgacatagggcttggaggggggggggggggatgtctggTGGGGTCTGGAGGCCCAGATGTGGTCAGGTACCTTGAAACACATGGACAATGTTGATGTGCTCGATTTCTGTTTGCTGTTCTCTGGTGGGTACAACATTGGACTTGCTTTGGGTTTTGTGTATCgtttcttttcttcctcttttcccCCTGGTAAGAAGAGAGACTGTCATCCGTGTGGCCGTGTCTGAGGGGTTAGGTGGGGCTCATTGTTTTTGTGGGAGTGAAAAGTGCTGTGTTAGGCAGGCTTAAGACATGGTGATCTGGTGAACTGCATGAGGGATGACGAGTGAGTAGGATAGCTTGTTAGTTACAAAGTCTTGCATTGCAGGTTTATCAGTAAGCCTCCTTTGAACCAATGAAGCTATGCTTGGCTGACTGGTATTCTGTAGCatagatttttttcttttttctttttttttaccatcaaCCTTGCATTATTTAACCCCCTTCCCCTACCTTACAAATGTAAAGGAGAGGGTTAACACAGCGTGCCAAATATCAGcttttccttttctccttttagAAAGGGAGAAGGTGAAAACCTACTTAACTTGCGCATGGGACTGACTGTCATAACGGTACTACTTTAGTGTGGTCTATTTTAGCCTAGCTTAGCCTTGCACACATGGCCTAGGCCTTGTAGAATGAGTGTGTTTGCTTTACATCTTGGTCCACCCCTGGAGTAGTCCCAGGGATGGGCAGCAATTAGCTCCAGAACTATGAGGAGTTTTTAGGCCATAAAGAGTAGGCTATTATCCTACTCCAAAGTGACCGGTCAGGCTTAATTTGTATAGTCTCAGGCAATCCTCTCCTTGATCCACACAGAAACATTGGAATCTATGCAGTGTGTTTGATATCAAATGAGATGATTATAATTTATTATTGATAATCTCAGATGCATGTGGTCTCCAACTGCACCTGCATCGTAGtcttatt encodes:
- the LOC124473011 gene encoding protein fem-1 homolog A, whose translation is MDITTAVFNAARDGKLKLIQKLLSNKSPEELEALAEEKTQGGTPLLIASRYGHLEVVDYLLEHCKANVELGGSVNFDGETIEGAPPLWAASAAGHLPVVRTLLKHGASVNNTTLTNSTPLRAACFDGHLEIVRYLVENRADMEVANRHGHTCLMISCYKGHKEIAKFLLERGADVNRKSVKGNTALHDCAESGSLDIMKMLLKCNARMERDGYGMTPLLAASVTGHTNIVEYLAHQPRSSREERIDALELLGATFVDKKRDLLGAMRYWRRAMELRQPGDKAGLLAKPPPGPPVPAYDCAQEVSTAEELEALITDPDEMRMQALLVRERILGPSHPDTSYYIRYRGAVYADSGNFERCISLWKYALDMQQSNLDPLSPMTASSFLSFAELFSFVLQDRAKGTLATRVTFHDLMGVLGKSVREVERAVAQRDNPPEAPQFTKALSIILHLVFLLEKLECSPEQEHQKKQTVYRLLKLNPRGRGGFTPLHMAVDKDTTSVGRYPVGRFPSLAVASLLLECGADVDSRDCENNTPLHTAAANSCPEIMALLVRGGAHFDATNAQRKTAYELLDEQSSGHTALYPLSYVSLQCLAARAIERHRLPYKGLISEEMEAFIELH